In one Mustela lutreola isolate mMusLut2 chromosome 8, mMusLut2.pri, whole genome shotgun sequence genomic region, the following are encoded:
- the TPI1 gene encoding triosephosphate isomerase — protein MAEGGEEAEFCLRALYISGQWQRLRAASDLQGVGTSAMAPSRKFFVGGNWKMNGRKKNLGELITTLNAAKVPADTEVVCAPPTAYIDFARQKLDAKIAVAAQNCYKVTNGAFTGEISPGMIKDCGATWVVLGHSERRHVFGESDELIGQKVAHALAEGLGVIACIGEKLDEREAGITEKVVFEQTKVIADNVKDWSKVVLAYEPVWAIGTGKTATPQQAQEVHEKLRGWLKSNVSDAVAQSTRIIYGGSVTGATCKELASQPDVDGFLVGGASLKPEFVDIINAKQ, from the exons ATGGCCGAGGGCGGGGAAGAGGCGGAGTTCTGCCTCAGGGCGCTCTACATAAGCGGCCAGTGGCAGCGGCTGCGCGCTGCTTCTGACCTTCAGGGTGTCGGTACCAGCGCCATGGCGCCCTCCAGGAAGTTCTTCGTCGGGGGGAACTGGAAGATGAACGGGCGGAAGAAGAACCTGGGGGAGCTCATCACCACTCTGAACGCAGCCAAGGTGCCGGCCGACACCG AAGTGGTTTGTGCACCCCCCACCGCCTACATCGACTTTGCCAGGCAGAAGCTGGACGCCAAGATTGCTGTGGCTGCACAGAACTGCTACAAAGTGACGAACGGGGCCTTCACTGGGGAGATCAG cCCTGGCATGATCAAAGACTGTGGAGCCACATGGGTAGTCCTGGGGCACTCGGAAAGAAGGCACGTCTTTGGGGAGTCAGATGAG CTGATTGGACAGAAAGTGGCCCATGCCCTGGCAGAGGGACTTGGAGTAATTGCCTGCATTGGGGAGAAGCTAGATGAGAGGGAAGCTGGCATCACTGAGAAGGTTGTTTTCGAGCAAACCAAGGTCATCGCAG ATAATGTGAAAGACTGGAGCAAGGTTGTTCTGGCCTATGAGCCTGTATGGGCCATTGGGACTGGCAAGACTGCGACACCCCAACAG GCCCAGGAAGTACACGAAAAGCTCCGCGGATGGCTTAAGTCCAACGTCTCTGACGCCGTGGCTCAGAGCACCCGTATCATTTATGGAG gTTCTGTGACTGGAGCAACCTGCAAGGAGCTGGCCAGCCAGCCTGATGTGGATGGCTTCCTCGTGGGCGGGGCTTCCCTCAAGCCAGAGTTTGTAGATATCATTAATGCCAAACAATaa